The segment GGGATGTCCCAGTCCTGCTTCCAGGTGTAATTGGGTGCGGGAGCTGGATTGAAGTCGAGCACGGGCTGGTTCGCGAGTGCGCGGATCATGAAATCGTGCCATATCGGTGCGGGGAACGTGCCGCCGAACACCTTGCGGCCGTGGACGTTGCGCATCGGCCGCTCGGGGGTGTAGCCCATCCAGACCGAGCAGACGAGCTGCGGTGTGTAGCCCACGAACCAGGCGTCGCGGTAGTCCTGCGTGGTGCCGGTCTTGCCCGCGGCGGGTCTGCCGATGTTCGCCCTCGTCGCGGTGCCGCTCGTGATGACGCCCTTCATGATGGACGTCGCGGCGTAGGCGATGCTGTGCGAGATCGCCTGGTTCCCCGTGGGCGTGTACTCGAAGATCGTCGCGCCCTTGGAGTCGACGATCTTGGTGATCGAGGTGTGCGGGTAGTGGACGCCGTCGGAGGCAAGCGTGCCAAAGGCCGATGCCATCTCGATCGGTGTGACCTCCTGGCTGCCGAGCGTGATGGAGAGGAACGGCTCGATGTCGGTGTCGATGCCCATCCGATGCGCGGTGTCCACGACCTTCTCGGCGCCGAGCTCGGCGATGAGCCGCGCGAAAGCGGTGTTGACCGAGCCGACGGTGGCCTGCTGGAGCGTGATGTAGCCCTTACCGCCGCCACCTTCGGCGTTGCCGACCTTCCAGGGCCGCCCGCCCGTGGCGATCGTGGCCGGAGAGGACGAGTCGATCTTGCGCGTGGGCGGCATACCCTGCTCGAGCGCGGTCACGAGGGTGAACACCTTGAACGACGAGCCAGGCTGGCGGTGTGCCTGGGTCGCAAAGTTGAACTTGTTGGTGTCCCAGTTGCGGCCGCCGACCATCGCCTTGACGTACCCGGTGGTCGGTTCGATCGCGACGAGCGCACAGTCGGGGTCTTCCGGACGGTCGAGCACGCCGGCGACTGCTTCTTCGGCGTAGGTCTGAAGCGTCGTGTCGAGTGTCGTGTAGACGGTGAGACCGCCCTTGAAGACGAGTGAGGTGCCGTACTCGTCCTGGAGGAGCTTCTTCACGTGCGCCACGAAGTACGGCGCGGCGTACACGCCCTGCTCGTCGAGCGTGGCGGACTTGCCGAGCGTGAGCGGTTCGACCTTGGCCGCCTCGTACTCCTCGCTCGTGATGTAGCCCTGCTCGTACATCTTCGAGAGCACCCACTGACGCCGTGCGACCGCACCCTCGGCGTTGTCGTAGGGATCAAGCCGGGTCGGTGCCTGCGGCAGCCCCGCGAGCAGCGCCGCCTCGGCGACCGTCAATTCGCTCGCATGCTTGTTGAAGAAGGTGAGCGCTGCGGCCTCTGCGCCGTAGGCGCCCTCGCCGTAGTAGACGGTGTTGATGTACATGCCGAGGATCTCGTCTTTGGAGTGCTTCTCCTCCAGCTCGAGGGCAAGGACCGCCTCGCGTGCCTTGCGACGGTACGACGCCTGGAAGCGCTCGGGATCGTCGGCAAGGATCGTATTGCGGATGTACTGCATCGTGAGCGTGGAGGCGCCCTCGGTCCGTCCGGTGGTCAGGTTCGTCACGGCTGCGCGCACGACGCCGGGGATGTCCACCCCGTTGTGCTCGTAGAAGCGCTCATCCTCAACGGCGACCACCGCGTGCAGCAGGTGGGTCGAGATCTGGTCGAGTCGCACCACCTGGCGGTTCTCGAGGTACAGGTTGGCCAGGAGCACGCCGTCCGCCGAGTAGATCTTCGTGGTCTGTGCGACCGAGAAGGCCGTCGGATCGTCGATGTCGGGCAGTCCTTCGAGCCAGCTGCTCGCCACGCCCAGGCCGACCGCAACTCCGGTGCCCGACAGGACGAGCGTGCCCACAAGCATGAGCGCGACCGCACTCGTGATCACCTTGAGTGCTGTGTGCGGATGCTTCTGACGCCTGAGCCGGCTGCGTCTGGACACACGACCCCTTTCGCGTGAACGGGCTATCATGACCTCGTGCGGCGCATGGTTCGTCGGCCGAATACGGCCGGTGCAATAGTATAGCGTGGGACGTACGCGACGTGCGCGCGGAGCGCTCCGAAAGGGAATCGTTGCCGGAAACACACGACCGCGTGGAGCTGCTCGCGCCCGCAGGGGGGCCCGAGGCGCTGGTTGCTGCGGTCAACAACGGGGCCGATGCCGCGTATCTCGGACTGAGCGAGCTGAACGCGCGGCGAGGGGCCGCGAACTTCGATCTCGAGTCCCTTGCCGAGGCGACCCGCTTTGCGCACCTGCGCGAGACGCGCGTCTACCTCACGGCCAATGTGGTGGTTCTGCCGCACGAGATCGGTACTGCGCTGGAGATGATCGACGCCGCATGGTCTGTGGGCGTTGACGCGGTCATCATCCAGGATCTCGGCGTACTGCGGGCGGTTCGAACCGCGCTGCCCTACGTGCGCATCCACGCCTCGACCCAGATCGATGCGATGAACCCGGACGCAGTGCTCGCTCTGGCCGAGGCCGGTGCGAGCAGGGTCACGCTCGCCCGCGAACTCTCGCTCGAGGCGATCGCCGCGTGTGCGGACACCGGCGTCGAGGTCGAGTCCTTCGTCCACGGCGCTATCTGCTACTCGTACTCGGGCCAGTGTCTCATGTCCTCGATGATCGGCCGTCGCTCGGCGAACCGCGGGCTGTGCGCGCAACCGTGCCGCCTCACCTACGACCTGATCGACGGCCGGGGCGAGACAGTCGCCGCTCCCGGCAGGTATCTGCTATCGCCGAAGGACATGGCTGGAATCACCCACCTGCCGCAGCTCATCGCGGCGGGCGTGCGCGCGCTCAAGATCGAGGGTCGCATGAAGGCGCCCGAGTACGTTGCGATCGTGACCGGCGTGTACCGCGCCGCGCTCGACCGGGCGCTCGCTCGGCCGGATGACTTCGCGGTGACTCCCGCCGAGTGGGAGATGCTCGAGGAGGCCTTCAACCGGGGCTTCACGCACGGATACCTGACCGGTGAGCGGGGCGAGACGCTCATGAGCTACAGCCGCCCCAACAACCGTGGGGTTCTGATCGGGCGGATCGGCCAGACTCGACCGGGGGAGGCGACCATCGAACTCGAGCGCTCGCTCGACCCTGCAGACACGCTGGAGGTCTGGACCGGCTCCGGCCGCTTCGCCCAGACGGCAGGACCGCTTACCGTTAGCGGCACTGCGGCGGCCACCGTCCCAGCCGGCTCGGTGGCGACGTTTCGTCCGGAGCGTCACGTCTCGGCAGGCGATCGCGTCTTCCGGGTCGCGAACGACGCGCTTCTACAGGCGGCACGTCGCACCTTCTCGGGGCCGGGTGTCGTCGACCACCGCGCCACCCCTGTGGACTTCGAGGTTCGCGTGCGCGTTGGCCGCCCGCTGTGGCTGCTTGCGCGCACCGCCGATGCGACCGTAGAGGTCGAGGGAGCCGAGGTGACGCCCGCCCGCACGAAGTCGATCACGGCCGAGGAGATCATCGAGCACGTCGGCAGGCTCGGCGGGTCGGGATACGGGGCCGCGGGGTGGCAGATCGATCTTGATGCGGCGGCGGGGCTCGGTTTCTCCTCGCTGCACGCCCTGCGCCGGCAGGCGCTCGAGAGGCTCGATGAACTCAGGATGCAGCCCTGGGCCGGGCGTTCCGCCGGTGCACCTGCGCTGACGCCACTCTCGCCGGCCGCTCGTGCCGGGCGCAGCCCGGCGCTGGTGGTCGCCGCCTGGACGGAGGATGTCGCGGTAGCTGCGCGCGACGCCGGCGCCGATCGCGTGCTTCTACGGACGTTCGGCTCGCCGGGTGCCGCCCCCGGGTCGGGCTTCGCGCCGCTGCTGCCGCGCGTCGCCTGGGCGTCCGAGGTCGGCGGGTACGATTCCGTGCTTGGGACCGAAGGTCTCACGGTCGGCAATCTCGGCCTCTTGCGGCGCGCCGCCGAGCGAGGTGGCGTCGCTGCGGACTGGCCGCTGAACGTGCTCAACGCACATGCTGCCGCCCAGCTTGCCTCGATGGGAGCGGACTTCGTGTGGGCCTCGCCTGAGCTGTCGGGACGGCAGCTCGCCGGGCTGGTCGCCGCATCGCCGCTCCCGGTGGGCTGCGTGATCTGGGGTCGCCTGGAGCTCATGGTAGCCGAGCAGTGCGTGCTCCAGGCGGCGGGTCCGTGCTCGCGGCGCTGCGCCTCGTGCAGTCGGCGCGCGGGGTGGTGGAGGTTGCGAGACCAGAAGGGGTACGAGTTCCCGGTGACGACCGATTCCTCGGGACGGTCGCACGTCATGAACTCGGTCACACTCGATCTCATCCGGGCGCTCGACGAGATCATCGCCTCCGGCGTGGCAGCGGTCCGCGTGGACTTCTCCGACGAGCCTCCGGCGCGGGTTGCCGAGGTGGTCCGGGCCGTGCGATCGGCGCTCGTTGCGGTCGGCAGCGGCGCGGGGGCCCCCGAAAAGCCTCTCGTCGATCCATCGACCAGCGGGCACTTCTACCGGGGACTCTTGTAGAGGCTACTTGACCTCGATCGTGAGCGGCAGGCTTGAGACAAGGTCGTCGTCGTCGGTTACCCACAGCGTGACCGTGTACGTCCCCGCAGATGTGAACGTGTGTGTCACCTCTGCGCCCGTGATGAGCGGCGACCCATCACCGAACTCCCAGGCGTACTTCACAATGGTGCCATCGGGGTCGCTCGAGCCGGTTGCGTCGAATGCGATCTCATCGCCCGTCTTCGGTGCGGCGGGTGTGAACTTGAAGGCGGCTATCGGCTCCTCCATCTGGGGGCTACCCGTCGAGACGATCACCTTGATCGTCGATCCGGCGGGCACCTGGCCGCCGTAGCGCGGGTCCTGGTCGCTGACCATGCCCGCGGGCACGCCGGGGACCGGCTTCTCTTCAACGGTCGCGACCAGTCCCAGGCTTGAGAGCGTCGCGAGCGCGTCGGCCTTCATCGTGCCGATGAGATTCGGTACGTCCACCAGGGCCGGCGTTGCGTGCAGTTCGCACGCGACCGGCAGGTTCGCAGACAGGAAGATGGCGCCTCCCTGGTTGGGGCACAGCTCGCCCGCGAGCTGTCCTGAGTCCAGGCAGATCGTCGCAGCCGTGATCCCCTTTGGCTGCGCGAATTCCGAAGCGGGGGTGTTCGCAAGCGCGGCCTTCATGAACGTGGCCCAAATCTGGGCGGGGAACGAGCCACCGGTGACCTTCTTGCCGTGGACGTCAGTCATCTCGATCTGACCTTCCACGTGGCCCATCCAGACTGCAGCTGCGAGATCGGGCGTGTAGCCCACGAACCATGCATCGCGATACTCCTGCGTCGTTCCCGTCTTGCCGGCAGCCGGGCGGCCGATCTTAGCAGCCGTACC is part of the Coriobacteriia bacterium genome and harbors:
- a CDS encoding PBP1A family penicillin-binding protein, translating into MSRRSRLRRQKHPHTALKVITSAVALMLVGTLVLSGTGVAVGLGVASSWLEGLPDIDDPTAFSVAQTTKIYSADGVLLANLYLENRQVVRLDQISTHLLHAVVAVEDERFYEHNGVDIPGVVRAAVTNLTTGRTEGASTLTMQYIRNTILADDPERFQASYRRKAREAVLALELEEKHSKDEILGMYINTVYYGEGAYGAEAAALTFFNKHASELTVAEAALLAGLPQAPTRLDPYDNAEGAVARRQWVLSKMYEQGYITSEEYEAAKVEPLTLGKSATLDEQGVYAAPYFVAHVKKLLQDEYGTSLVFKGGLTVYTTLDTTLQTYAEEAVAGVLDRPEDPDCALVAIEPTTGYVKAMVGGRNWDTNKFNFATQAHRQPGSSFKVFTLVTALEQGMPPTRKIDSSSPATIATGGRPWKVGNAEGGGGKGYITLQQATVGSVNTAFARLIAELGAEKVVDTAHRMGIDTDIEPFLSITLGSQEVTPIEMASAFGTLASDGVHYPHTSITKIVDSKGATIFEYTPTGNQAISHSIAYAATSIMKGVITSGTATRANIGRPAAGKTGTTQDYRDAWFVGYTPQLVCSVWMGYTPERPMRNVHGRKVFGGTFPAPIWHDFMIRALANQPVLDFNPAPAPNYTWKQDWDIPSETVPSLIGMSQDSAINALIAAGFKNYQITSTYSDTVPAGLVAEQAPGPGATANPLNHVVTIAISNGPSPAPPPPPPPPPPSEPGTETPAP
- a CDS encoding U32 family peptidase produces the protein MPETHDRVELLAPAGGPEALVAAVNNGADAAYLGLSELNARRGAANFDLESLAEATRFAHLRETRVYLTANVVVLPHEIGTALEMIDAAWSVGVDAVIIQDLGVLRAVRTALPYVRIHASTQIDAMNPDAVLALAEAGASRVTLARELSLEAIAACADTGVEVESFVHGAICYSYSGQCLMSSMIGRRSANRGLCAQPCRLTYDLIDGRGETVAAPGRYLLSPKDMAGITHLPQLIAAGVRALKIEGRMKAPEYVAIVTGVYRAALDRALARPDDFAVTPAEWEMLEEAFNRGFTHGYLTGERGETLMSYSRPNNRGVLIGRIGQTRPGEATIELERSLDPADTLEVWTGSGRFAQTAGPLTVSGTAAATVPAGSVATFRPERHVSAGDRVFRVANDALLQAARRTFSGPGVVDHRATPVDFEVRVRVGRPLWLLARTADATVEVEGAEVTPARTKSITAEEIIEHVGRLGGSGYGAAGWQIDLDAAAGLGFSSLHALRRQALERLDELRMQPWAGRSAGAPALTPLSPAARAGRSPALVVAAWTEDVAVAARDAGADRVLLRTFGSPGAAPGSGFAPLLPRVAWASEVGGYDSVLGTEGLTVGNLGLLRRAAERGGVAADWPLNVLNAHAAAQLASMGADFVWASPELSGRQLAGLVAASPLPVGCVIWGRLELMVAEQCVLQAAGPCSRRCASCSRRAGWWRLRDQKGYEFPVTTDSSGRSHVMNSVTLDLIRALDEIIASGVAAVRVDFSDEPPARVAEVVRAVRSALVAVGSGAGAPEKPLVDPSTSGHFYRGLL